A single genomic interval of Chrysemys picta bellii isolate R12L10 chromosome 8, ASM1138683v2, whole genome shotgun sequence harbors:
- the LOC135972984 gene encoding uncharacterized protein LOC135972984 has translation MESSQDRKRAPAWTEREVRDLLAIWGDEAVIAELRSSKRNGKVLEKISKAMKDRGHNRDTQQCRVKIKELRQAYHKAREANGRSGAEPQTCRYYAELHAILGGAATTTPTVCYDSLTGETHREDGSGNEEDDDGGTVGSSQQQGSGETGFPNSQDMFVTLDLEPVTPELTQDPQGTQETSAANVSPSQRLVNIRKRKRRTRDEMFTELQMSAQADRAQQNAWRQSMTEMRKAQYEREERWRAESREEQSKWRAEDDRWRQLADRRQEAMLRLLEHQTDMLERMVELQERQQEQRPPLQPLCNQQPSSPSSIASSPRRPRTRWGGLRPPSHSTPDDRPSIRRLAFNKS, from the exons atggagtcctcccaggatcgcaaaagagctccagcatggaccgaacgggaggtacgagatctgctcgccatatggggagatgaagcagtgatagctgaactccgtagcagtaaaagaaatggaaaagtattagaaaagatctccaaggccatgaaggaccgaggccataacagggacacacagcagtgccgcgtgaaaattaaggagctacggcaagcttaccacaaagccagagaagcaaacggaaggtccggggcagagccgcaaacttgccgctactacgcggagctgcatgcgatcctagggggtgcagccaccactaccccaaccgtgtgctatgactctctcactggagaaacacacagggaagacggttcggggaacgaggaagatgacgatggaggtactgtaggtagctcacagcagcaaggaagcggagaaaccggtttccccaacagccaggatatgtttgtgaccctggacctggaaccagtaacccccgaactcacccaagaccctcagggcacacaggagacctctg ctgcaaatgtttctccttcgcagaggctcgtgaacattagaaagagaaaacgtaggacgagggacgagatgttcacggagctgcagatgtccgcccaggctgatagagcacagcagaatgcgtggaggcagtcaatgacggagatgagaaaagcccaatatgaacgagaggagaggtggcgggctgaatcgcgggaagaacagagcaagtggcgggctgaagacgataggtggcgtcagcttgcagacagacggcaagaggcaatgctccgtctgctggagcatcaaactgatatgctcgagcgtatggttgagttgcaggaaaggcagcaggagcagagaccgccgctacagcccctgtgtaaccaacagccctcctccccaagttccatagcctcctcacccagacgcccaagaacacggtgggggggcctccgtccacccagtcactccaccccagatgatcgcccaagcatcagaaggctggccttcaataagagttaa